The following nucleotide sequence is from Pseudonocardia sp. C8.
ACCACGACCGCGCCCGATCTCGCCTGGCTGGCCGACATCACCATGACCGAGCTGGAGCGCAACCCGTACCGGGCCTACGAGCGGCTGCGGGCCGAGGCCCCGCTCGCGTACGTTCCCGTACTCGGCTCGTACGTCGCGTCCACCGCGGAGATCTGCCGTGAGATCGCGACCAGCCCGGACTTCGAGGCCGTCATCACCCCGGCCGGCGGACGGACGTTCGGCCACCCGGCGATCATCGGCGTCAACGGGGACATCCACGCCGACCTGCGGGGCATGGTCGAGCCGGCCCTGCAGCCGGTGGAGGTGGACCGCTACGTCGACGACCTCGTCCGGCCCATCGCCCGCCGCTACCTCGAACGGTTCGAGGACGACGGGCACGCGGAGCTCGTGTCGCAGTACTGCGAGCCGGTGAGCGTGCGGTCGCTCGGTGACCTCCTGGGTCTGCAGAGCGTCGAGTCAGACAAGCTCCGCGAGTGGTTCGCCAAGCTCAGCCGCTCGTTCACCAACGCAGCCATGACCGAGGACGGCGAGTTCGCCAACCCCGAGGGCTTCGTCGAGGGCGACGAGGCCAAGGCCGAGATCCAGGCCGCGGTCGACCCGCTGATCGACAGGTGGATCGTCGAGCCGGACGACAGCGCGATCTCGCACTGGCTGCACGACGGCATGCCGCCCGGGAAGACCCGCGACCGCGAGTACATCTACCCGACGATCTACGTCTACCTGCTCGGCGCCATGCAGGAGCCCGGCCACGGGATGGGATCGACGCTGGTCGGGCTGTTCAGCGAGCCCGAGCAGCTCGAGGCGGTCGTCGACGACCCGGCCCTCATCCCGCGGGCGATCTCCGAGGGCATGCGCTGGACCTCGCCGATCTGGTCGGCCACCGCACGCATCTCGACGAAGCCGGTCACGGTGGCCGGTGTCGACCTGCCGGCGGGGACACCGGTGATCCTCTCCTACGGCTCCGCCAACCACGACACCGGCGTGTACGAGGCGCCGACCCGCTACGACCTGCACCGCCCGCCGCTGCCGCACCTGGCGTTCGGCGCGGGCGACCACGCGTGCGCGGGCATCTACTACGCCAACCACGTCATGCGGATCGCCCTCGAGGAGCTGTTCGAGTCCATCCCGAACCTGCGCCGCGACACGTCCTCGGGCGTCGAGTTCTGGGGCTGGGGCTTCCGCGGGCCGACGAGCCTGCACGTCACCTGGGAGGTCTGACATGGGCTTCACCGCGACCGTCGGCGACCGGCGGGTGCCGTGCGGGGACGACCAGGCGGTCCTCGACGCGTTCCTCCGGGCCGGCGTGTGGATGCCGAACTCCTGCAACCAGGGCACGTGCGGGACCTGCAAGCTGCGGGTGGTCAGCGGTGAGGTCGACCACCGGGACTCCCCCGCGGACACCCTCACCGCGCAGGAGCGCGCCGGCGGGCTGGCGCTGGCCTGCCAGGCCCGGCTCCGCTCGGACGCCGTCGTCGAGCCCACCGGCGGCGCCGCCGGGCGGACCACCCACCCGCTGCGCGACCTGAC
It contains:
- a CDS encoding cytochrome P450 translates to MTTTRDTTTAPDLAWLADITMTELERNPYRAYERLRAEAPLAYVPVLGSYVASTAEICREIATSPDFEAVITPAGGRTFGHPAIIGVNGDIHADLRGMVEPALQPVEVDRYVDDLVRPIARRYLERFEDDGHAELVSQYCEPVSVRSLGDLLGLQSVESDKLREWFAKLSRSFTNAAMTEDGEFANPEGFVEGDEAKAEIQAAVDPLIDRWIVEPDDSAISHWLHDGMPPGKTRDREYIYPTIYVYLLGAMQEPGHGMGSTLVGLFSEPEQLEAVVDDPALIPRAISEGMRWTSPIWSATARISTKPVTVAGVDLPAGTPVILSYGSANHDTGVYEAPTRYDLHRPPLPHLAFGAGDHACAGIYYANHVMRIALEELFESIPNLRRDTSSGVEFWGWGFRGPTSLHVTWEV